The following proteins are encoded in a genomic region of Sorangiineae bacterium MSr12523:
- a CDS encoding von Willebrand factor type A domain-containing protein — MNGATDPARDRLSTFAIDVDTASYSISRRKLLEGGLPPVSAVRAEEYLNYFDYGYEYKNSPLPYTIHLAGAPSPYAAGHHVLRVAIQAKRLSVAERRPVHLTYLVDTSGSMQSEDKIELAKKSLKILTSSLKPGDTIALCTYAGSVREVLGPTPAVAQKDRVMRAIDDLTAGGSTAMASGIELAYRLAERGRVSGHVNHVVILSDGDANVGPTSHEVILDQIAHYKERGITLSTVGFGTGNYKDTMMEQLADKGDGNYSYIDSVDQARRVFSDQVSGTLEVVARDMKVQVDFSPEVVKEYRLIGYENRDVADKDFRNDHVDGGEVGAGHAVTALYDVVLKRQDRSPITVRVRHKAPEPKAGAPDVATEHAEAMQPGQIARSFDEAPRDLRFATAVAGFAEILRQSPYATGTHMADILRIARASNGGKPEQAEFIGLVERAGRLSPDGDRRVGAIAK, encoded by the coding sequence GTGAATGGCGCGACCGATCCCGCGCGCGACCGGTTATCCACCTTTGCCATCGACGTCGATACGGCGTCGTACTCGATCAGCCGACGCAAGCTCCTCGAAGGCGGGCTCCCGCCGGTGAGCGCGGTGCGTGCCGAGGAATATTTGAATTACTTCGACTATGGATACGAATACAAAAATAGCCCCCTCCCCTACACCATTCATCTCGCCGGGGCGCCGTCGCCGTATGCGGCGGGGCACCACGTTCTTCGGGTGGCGATTCAGGCGAAGCGCCTGTCCGTGGCGGAGCGGCGACCGGTGCACTTGACGTACCTGGTCGACACCAGCGGGTCGATGCAGTCCGAGGACAAGATCGAATTGGCCAAGAAGAGCCTCAAGATTCTGACGTCGTCGCTCAAGCCGGGAGACACCATTGCACTCTGCACGTATGCGGGAAGCGTCCGCGAGGTGTTGGGGCCGACGCCGGCGGTGGCCCAAAAAGACCGAGTGATGCGCGCCATCGATGATTTGACAGCCGGCGGCTCGACCGCGATGGCCAGCGGCATCGAGCTGGCCTACCGCCTGGCGGAGCGCGGGCGCGTTTCCGGGCACGTGAACCACGTGGTGATCCTTTCCGACGGCGACGCGAACGTCGGTCCCACGTCGCACGAGGTGATTTTGGACCAGATTGCCCATTACAAGGAACGCGGCATTACGCTTTCCACCGTGGGATTCGGCACGGGCAATTACAAAGATACGATGATGGAGCAATTGGCCGACAAGGGTGATGGCAATTACTCGTACATCGACAGTGTCGATCAGGCGCGCCGTGTCTTTTCCGATCAGGTCAGTGGCACGCTGGAGGTGGTCGCCCGCGACATGAAAGTGCAAGTCGACTTTTCGCCGGAGGTGGTGAAGGAATATCGGCTCATCGGGTACGAGAACCGCGATGTCGCCGACAAGGACTTTCGCAATGACCACGTCGACGGCGGTGAGGTGGGCGCGGGGCACGCGGTGACGGCGCTGTACGACGTCGTGTTGAAACGGCAAGATCGCTCGCCCATCACGGTGCGCGTGCGGCACAAGGCGCCCGAGCCGAAGGCGGGTGCGCCGGACGTGGCCACCGAGCATGCGGAGGCCATGCAGCCGGGGCAGATTGCCCGCTCGTTCGACGAGGCGCCGCGCGATCTGAGGTTTGCCACCGCCGTCGCGGGGTTCGCGGAGATTCTGCGCCAGAGTCCCTACGCGACGGGCACGCACATGGCCGATATTCTGCGCATCGCGCGCGCGTCGAACGGTGGAAAGCCGGAGCAGGCGGAGTTCATCGGTCTGGTCGAGCGCGCGGGCCGCCTTTCGCCGGATGGCGACCGCCGCGTGGGTGCCATTGCCAAATAG
- a CDS encoding short-chain fatty acyl-CoA regulator family protein, whose product MNQVQLAEKLGISASYLNLIESNKRPLPASLLIRLAQLFNVDLHSFATDEDARLVADLLEVFADPLFEGSGLTSTEVREVATASPNAGRAVLSLYRAYQSMRESADSLSSRLNEGEQDLTGVERSNIPSEEVSDLLQFHMNHFPDLETGAEELWTKGKLVFDDLYSGLVRYLEKQLGVQVRIARGEAERGTLRRYDSARKVLTLSELLPTRSRQFQLAHQIGLLTQKNRLDTIAADPRLTTDESRALARVALANYFAGAVLMPYVPFLQAAREERYDIDVIGRRFRVGFEQVSHRLTTMRRPGAEGVPFHMIRIDVAGNISKRFSASGIRFARFSGVCPRWNIFAAFLTPGMIRIQLSRMSDGVAYFCLARTIHKDSGGYHSQHPVQAIGIGCQAQYAKELVYSDGVDLDHLDMATPVGVTCRLCDRQDCEQRALPSIFHPLQVNENVRGLTLYNVSGNNNGVAGVGR is encoded by the coding sequence TTGAACCAAGTTCAACTCGCCGAGAAGCTCGGCATCTCCGCCAGCTACTTGAACCTCATCGAGAGCAACAAGCGCCCTCTGCCAGCTTCGCTGCTCATTCGCCTCGCCCAGCTCTTCAACGTCGACCTGCACTCGTTCGCTACGGACGAGGATGCGCGGCTCGTGGCGGACCTGCTCGAGGTGTTCGCCGATCCGCTGTTCGAGGGAAGCGGTCTCACGTCGACGGAGGTGCGCGAGGTGGCCACGGCGAGCCCGAATGCGGGGCGTGCCGTGCTCTCGCTCTACCGCGCCTACCAGAGCATGCGCGAGTCGGCCGATTCGCTGTCGTCGCGTCTGAACGAGGGTGAGCAAGATCTCACGGGCGTGGAGCGCTCGAACATTCCATCCGAGGAAGTGAGCGACTTGTTGCAGTTCCACATGAACCACTTTCCCGATCTGGAAACCGGAGCCGAGGAGCTCTGGACGAAGGGAAAGCTCGTGTTCGATGATCTGTACAGCGGATTGGTGCGCTACCTGGAGAAGCAGCTCGGTGTGCAGGTGCGCATCGCGCGCGGCGAAGCGGAACGCGGAACGCTGCGAAGATATGATTCGGCGCGCAAGGTGTTGACCTTGTCCGAATTGCTGCCAACTCGCAGCCGTCAATTCCAGCTCGCGCATCAGATTGGTCTCCTCACGCAGAAGAACCGTCTGGATACGATAGCCGCCGATCCGCGCCTGACAACAGATGAATCGCGTGCATTGGCGCGGGTGGCACTGGCCAATTACTTCGCGGGCGCCGTTCTGATGCCCTACGTTCCGTTTCTGCAGGCGGCCCGGGAGGAACGTTACGACATCGATGTGATCGGACGCCGCTTCCGAGTCGGCTTCGAGCAGGTATCGCATCGACTTACCACGATGCGTCGCCCCGGTGCGGAAGGCGTACCCTTCCATATGATTCGCATCGATGTGGCGGGAAATATTTCGAAACGCTTCAGCGCGTCGGGAATTCGATTTGCCAGATTCAGCGGCGTTTGCCCGCGATGGAACATCTTCGCTGCGTTCTTAACTCCGGGTATGATCCGTATTCAGCTTTCGCGAATGAGCGATGGCGTGGCGTATTTTTGCCTCGCCCGCACGATTCACAAGGACAGCGGCGGCTACCATTCGCAGCATCCCGTGCAGGCCATCGGAATCGGGTGCCAGGCACAATATGCCAAGGAGCTCGTCTATTCCGACGGCGTGGATCTCGACCACTTGGATATGGCCACACCCGTGGGAGTGACCTGCCGGTTGTGCGATCGCCAAGATTGCGAGCAGCGCGCGCTGCCATCCATCTTTCACCCCTTGCAGGTGAACGAGAATGTGCGCGGGCTCACGCTGTACAACGTGTCGGGCAACAACAACGGGGTCGCCGGGGTGGGGCGATAA
- the aceB gene encoding malate synthase A, producing the protein MTEEQQSPNDGGSITLAEILRPEALAFVEELVKRFAPRIEERLAARRETQARFDKGKLPDFLIETADVRAGNWRVAPLPPDLLDRRVEITGPVDRKMVINALNSGANVFMADFEDANAPTWSNIVHGQKNLYDAVRRTIAFSAAETGKTYALKEKTAVLLVRPRGLHLPERHVRYEGKPIPGALLDFGLYFFHNAKALKERGTGPYFYLPKLESHLEARIWNDVFVFAQTALGVPQGTIKATVLIETLPAAFEMDEILYELREHSAGLNCGRWDYIFSFIKKRRNDPNAVLPDRSLVTMDKGFLRAYAKLVIKTCHRRGVHAMGGMAAQIPIKDNPAENEAALARVRADKLREVKDGHDGTWVAHPGLVPIAREVFDAHMPGQNQLNVLREDVQVTREELLEVPVGPRTEAGARHNIRVGIQYIESWLRGLGCVPLYNLMEDAATAEISRAQVWQWLHHNAKLEDGTVLDRERFARFVEEEMVRIRGEVGEKRHATGKYAEARALFESLSTAESFEEFLTIPAYAKL; encoded by the coding sequence GTGACAGAAGAGCAGCAGTCGCCCAACGACGGCGGGTCCATCACGCTCGCTGAGATCCTGCGACCCGAGGCGCTGGCCTTCGTGGAAGAACTGGTCAAACGCTTTGCTCCGCGCATCGAGGAACGCCTCGCTGCCCGTCGCGAGACGCAAGCCCGGTTCGACAAAGGCAAGCTCCCGGATTTTCTGATCGAGACGGCAGACGTCCGCGCAGGCAACTGGCGCGTGGCACCGCTGCCGCCGGATTTGCTCGACCGCCGGGTCGAGATCACGGGTCCGGTCGACCGCAAGATGGTCATCAACGCCCTCAACTCGGGCGCGAACGTCTTCATGGCCGACTTCGAGGATGCCAACGCACCGACGTGGAGCAACATCGTGCACGGTCAGAAGAACCTGTACGACGCCGTCCGTCGCACCATCGCGTTCTCGGCCGCCGAGACAGGCAAGACGTATGCGCTGAAGGAGAAGACGGCGGTGCTGCTCGTGCGTCCGCGCGGCCTGCACTTACCGGAACGCCACGTCCGTTACGAGGGCAAGCCCATCCCGGGCGCGCTGCTCGATTTCGGTCTGTACTTCTTCCACAACGCGAAGGCGCTGAAGGAGCGGGGCACCGGCCCGTACTTCTACCTGCCGAAGCTCGAGAGCCACCTCGAAGCGCGCATCTGGAACGACGTGTTCGTGTTTGCGCAAACGGCGCTTGGCGTCCCGCAGGGCACCATCAAAGCGACGGTGCTCATCGAGACGCTGCCGGCGGCCTTCGAGATGGATGAAATCCTCTACGAGCTGCGTGAGCACTCGGCGGGTCTGAACTGCGGCCGCTGGGATTACATCTTCAGCTTCATCAAGAAGCGCCGCAACGACCCCAACGCCGTGCTGCCCGATCGCAGCCTGGTGACCATGGACAAGGGATTTTTGCGCGCCTACGCGAAACTGGTCATCAAAACGTGTCACCGCCGAGGCGTGCACGCGATGGGTGGCATGGCCGCGCAGATCCCCATCAAGGACAACCCGGCGGAGAACGAGGCCGCGCTGGCCCGCGTGCGTGCCGACAAGCTGCGCGAGGTGAAGGACGGCCACGATGGCACCTGGGTGGCGCACCCCGGCCTCGTGCCGATTGCGCGCGAGGTGTTCGATGCCCACATGCCGGGGCAAAACCAGCTGAACGTGCTCCGCGAGGACGTGCAGGTGACGCGCGAAGAGCTGCTCGAGGTGCCCGTGGGGCCTCGAACCGAAGCGGGCGCCCGGCACAACATCCGTGTGGGGATTCAGTACATCGAATCGTGGTTGCGGGGGCTCGGATGCGTCCCGCTCTACAATTTGATGGAAGATGCAGCAACCGCCGAGATTTCGCGCGCACAAGTGTGGCAGTGGCTGCACCACAACGCCAAGCTCGAGGATGGCACCGTCCTGGACCGCGAGCGATTCGCCCGCTTCGTCGAGGAAGAGATGGTGCGCATTCGAGGCGAGGTTGGCGAGAAGCGGCACGCAACTGGCAAGTACGCCGAAGCGCGAGCGCTGTTCGAGAGTCTTTCGACTGCAGAGTCGTTCGAGGAGTTTTTGACGATTCCAGCTTACGCAAAGCTTTAG
- the aceA gene encoding isocitrate lyase — protein MSLAAVAEIAGRQGYVSEAAAKRFEGIHRNYSVADVNRLRGSIRIEHTLASLGAERLWNMLTHDDYVHALGALSGNQAVQMVRAGLKAIYVSGWQVAADANTSGQMYPDQSLYPVDSVPTLVERINSALQRADQIEHAEGKKDRYWYAPLVADAEAGFGGPLNAFELMKSMIKAGAAGVHFEDQLAAEKKCGHLGGKVLVPSGQFIRTLNAARLAADVMDVPTVLIARTDAHSAKLLTSDVDERDVPFIDGSGRTREGFFRLKGGLECAIARALAYAPYADVIWCETSTPDMGEAREFAEAVHEKFPNKLLAYNCSPSFNWKKNLSDADIAKFQRELGSMGYKFQFVTLAGFHSLNFSMFELARGYRDRGMAAYSELQQAEFAAEKNGYSATRHQREVGTGYFDQVTEVITGGESSTMALEESTEAAQF, from the coding sequence ATGTCTCTTGCCGCCGTTGCCGAGATTGCTGGACGCCAGGGTTATGTTTCCGAAGCTGCTGCCAAGCGGTTCGAAGGTATTCACCGCAATTATTCGGTAGCCGACGTCAACCGCCTTCGGGGTTCCATTCGAATCGAGCACACACTGGCCAGTCTTGGGGCGGAACGGCTGTGGAACATGCTCACGCACGACGATTACGTGCATGCGCTGGGTGCGCTGTCCGGCAATCAGGCCGTGCAGATGGTGCGCGCCGGACTGAAAGCGATTTACGTGAGCGGCTGGCAAGTCGCCGCGGACGCCAATACGTCGGGTCAGATGTATCCCGATCAGAGCCTCTATCCGGTGGATAGCGTTCCCACGTTGGTGGAGCGAATCAATTCCGCGCTTCAGCGCGCCGATCAAATCGAGCACGCCGAGGGCAAAAAGGACCGGTATTGGTATGCGCCGCTCGTTGCCGATGCCGAGGCGGGCTTTGGCGGTCCGCTCAACGCCTTCGAGTTGATGAAGTCGATGATCAAGGCAGGTGCGGCCGGCGTCCACTTCGAGGACCAATTGGCCGCGGAGAAGAAGTGCGGACACTTGGGCGGCAAGGTGCTCGTGCCCTCGGGGCAGTTCATTCGCACCTTGAACGCAGCGCGCCTCGCCGCCGACGTGATGGACGTGCCCACCGTGCTGATTGCGCGCACGGACGCCCACAGCGCGAAGCTTCTGACCAGCGACGTGGACGAGCGCGATGTTCCGTTCATCGATGGCAGCGGGCGCACGCGCGAGGGCTTTTTCCGTCTGAAGGGCGGTCTCGAGTGCGCGATTGCTCGCGCGCTTGCTTATGCGCCGTACGCGGACGTCATCTGGTGCGAGACGTCCACGCCGGACATGGGCGAGGCCCGGGAGTTCGCCGAGGCGGTGCACGAGAAGTTCCCGAACAAGCTTCTGGCCTACAACTGCTCGCCGTCGTTCAACTGGAAGAAGAATCTGAGCGACGCCGACATTGCCAAGTTCCAACGCGAACTCGGATCCATGGGCTACAAGTTCCAATTCGTGACCCTGGCCGGGTTCCACTCGCTGAACTTCTCGATGTTCGAATTGGCCCGCGGCTACCGCGATCGCGGCATGGCGGCGTATTCCGAATTGCAACAGGCGGAATTCGCCGCCGAGAAGAACGGTTATTCGGCCACGCGCCATCAGCGCGAGGTGGGTACGGGCTATTTCGATCAGGTGACCGAGGTGATCACCGGCGGCGAGTCCTCCACGATGGCCCTGGAAGAATCGACGGAAGCGGCGCAGTTCTAA
- a CDS encoding TIGR02452 family protein produces the protein MSRAYAAKLAQETMAILERGHYTAPSGRVVRIDALRDEAVARTEDFPPERPVAVVPSPGYEPRFEVTNESTLTAAARLAAGRPAVLNFASAKNPGGGFLSGAHAQEESLARSSALYSCLAGRPMYAYHQERPNPLYSHWAIYSPDVPVFRSNEGPLREALYTCAFVTCPAVNAGAVQKNRPADVSRILPIMRERVHRVLAIMAQKGHDTLVLGAWGCGVFGNDAADIALLFRQALDADFAKTFRHVVFAVLDGSPERRFIRPFEEHFLRAS, from the coding sequence ATGTCGCGTGCGTACGCGGCGAAGCTTGCGCAGGAAACCATGGCCATTCTCGAACGCGGCCACTACACGGCGCCGTCGGGACGCGTGGTTCGCATCGACGCGCTACGCGATGAGGCGGTGGCCCGCACCGAGGATTTTCCGCCCGAACGGCCCGTGGCGGTGGTTCCTTCGCCCGGCTACGAGCCGCGATTCGAAGTGACCAATGAAAGCACGCTCACGGCGGCTGCGCGGCTCGCGGCTGGGCGGCCCGCGGTGTTGAATTTCGCATCGGCGAAGAATCCTGGGGGTGGCTTTCTCAGCGGCGCACACGCCCAAGAGGAATCGCTCGCGCGCTCATCGGCGCTGTATTCCTGCCTGGCCGGCCGCCCGATGTATGCCTATCACCAGGAGCGCCCCAACCCGCTCTATTCGCACTGGGCCATCTATTCGCCCGACGTTCCCGTCTTCCGATCGAACGAAGGTCCCTTACGGGAAGCTCTCTACACCTGCGCATTCGTCACCTGCCCCGCCGTCAACGCAGGCGCCGTGCAAAAGAATCGCCCCGCTGACGTTTCGCGCATCCTCCCGATCATGCGAGAGCGCGTCCATCGCGTCCTCGCCATCATGGCCCAAAAGGGCCATGACACCTTGGTGCTCGGCGCCTGGGGCTGCGGGGTTTTCGGCAACGACGCCGCCGACATCGCCCTGCTCTTCCGCCAGGCGCTCGATGCGGACTTCGCGAAGACGTTCCGGCATGTCGTCTTCGCCGTCCTCGATGGGTCCCCCGAACGGCGCTTCATCAGGCCATTCGAGGAACACTTCCTTCGCGCTTCTTAG
- a CDS encoding ADP-ribosylglycohydrolase family protein: MPEPEDFRDRIEGVLLGTAIGDALGLPMEGMGARAIARSFAKLDRYFLLGKTGFVSDDTEQTALVAQSLARNPRRVDAFVGAFRRALLGWFLRLPWGIGLGTLRACVRISLGLRNSGVRSAGNGAAMRAAIVGAFFCDAPAERAAWADALSRVTHTDVRAVQGARFVAELASRCVVHGPKVARGMLVRDARAVIDEPSLCAGIERACALESDGVSMDLAAAELGNTGFVLHTTALATFAFLRFGDDPERAMVETIRAGGDTDSNAAIVGAWAGALHGARGLPARLVDRLHDGPFGPTHLRALAADLACARSGEPVARASYSWIAALVRNLVLYPVVLAHAVRVFCRR, translated from the coding sequence TTGCCAGAGCCGGAAGACTTTCGCGACCGCATCGAGGGGGTGCTCCTCGGCACCGCCATCGGCGATGCACTTGGACTGCCCATGGAGGGCATGGGTGCGCGCGCGATTGCGCGAAGTTTTGCGAAGCTGGATCGCTATTTCCTGTTGGGCAAGACCGGTTTCGTCTCGGACGATACGGAGCAGACGGCCCTGGTCGCACAGAGCCTCGCGCGGAATCCTCGTCGGGTGGACGCATTCGTGGGAGCCTTTCGCCGTGCGCTGCTCGGATGGTTCTTGCGGCTACCCTGGGGCATTGGCCTCGGTACGCTGCGCGCCTGCGTGCGCATTTCCCTAGGTTTGCGCAACTCCGGTGTTCGCTCGGCCGGCAACGGTGCGGCGATGCGCGCAGCCATCGTCGGGGCCTTCTTTTGCGATGCGCCTGCTGAACGCGCTGCCTGGGCCGACGCCCTTTCACGCGTGACCCACACCGATGTGCGCGCGGTGCAAGGCGCACGTTTCGTTGCCGAGCTGGCATCGCGCTGTGTGGTGCATGGTCCGAAGGTCGCACGCGGGATGCTGGTGCGCGATGCGCGCGCGGTGATCGATGAGCCATCGCTTTGCGCGGGGATCGAGCGCGCTTGCGCGTTGGAAAGCGACGGCGTTTCCATGGATCTGGCCGCGGCGGAGCTTGGCAACACGGGGTTCGTTCTTCACACGACGGCCTTGGCGACGTTTGCGTTCCTGCGTTTTGGCGACGATCCCGAGCGGGCCATGGTGGAGACCATCCGCGCCGGTGGCGACACCGATTCGAATGCCGCCATCGTCGGTGCCTGGGCAGGCGCGCTTCACGGGGCTCGAGGGCTACCCGCGAGGCTGGTCGACCGGCTGCACGACGGACCTTTCGGCCCTACGCACCTGCGGGCGCTCGCGGCGGACCTTGCGTGCGCGCGAAGCGGTGAGCCGGTGGCGCGGGCGTCTTATTCGTGGATCGCTGCGTTGGTGCGCAATCTGGTGCTTTATCCAGTCGTGCTCGCGCATGCCGTCAGGGTATTTTGCCGGCGATGA
- a CDS encoding NUDIX hydrolase: MTKKTEVMTRRVDPEEAAFLREYRPVDFPRPSVTVDVAAFSVLDAELRVLLVKRGGHPFRGAWALPGGFVRVGDGHRDQGEDLDAAATRELEEETGLRAADVYLEQLGAFGKAGRDPRMRVITVAYYALIRPDLVPLVRSGGDATAAEWLSVHALRPADMAFDHHGIVTQATRRIAERVSSSSIASSLVTKTFTIPELRHVYSILTGKPQDPGNFRRKFERMVEEGIIEQAPGKRITASKPALVYRFLPEKTEQALRR; encoded by the coding sequence ATGACCAAGAAGACCGAGGTGATGACCCGACGCGTCGATCCGGAGGAGGCGGCGTTCCTTCGTGAGTATCGGCCGGTAGACTTCCCACGGCCGTCCGTGACGGTGGATGTCGCGGCGTTCAGCGTGCTCGACGCGGAGCTGCGCGTTTTGTTGGTCAAGCGGGGAGGGCACCCGTTCCGAGGTGCGTGGGCCTTGCCCGGTGGGTTCGTGCGTGTGGGCGATGGCCATCGCGATCAGGGCGAGGACCTCGACGCGGCGGCGACGCGTGAGCTCGAGGAGGAGACGGGCCTGCGCGCCGCCGACGTGTACCTCGAACAGCTGGGCGCGTTCGGCAAGGCGGGACGCGATCCGCGAATGCGCGTGATCACGGTGGCGTACTACGCGCTCATTCGCCCTGACTTGGTCCCGCTCGTGCGCAGCGGCGGCGATGCCACGGCGGCGGAGTGGCTCTCCGTGCATGCGCTGCGGCCGGCCGACATGGCGTTCGACCATCACGGCATCGTGACCCAGGCCACCCGCCGCATCGCCGAGCGCGTCTCCTCGTCGAGCATCGCCTCGAGCCTCGTGACCAAGACGTTCACCATCCCCGAACTTCGCCACGTGTATTCCATCCTCACGGGGAAGCCGCAGGACCCCGGCAATTTCCGCCGCAAGTTCGAGCGGATGGTGGAGGAGGGCATCATCGAGCAGGCACCGGGCAAGCGCATCACCGCATCGAAGCCCGCGCTCGTGTATCGATTCCTCCCGGAGAAAACGGAGCAGGCTCTCCGGAGATAG